One region of Sulfurisphaera ohwakuensis genomic DNA includes:
- a CDS encoding xanthine dehydrogenase family protein molybdopterin-binding subunit codes for MFKEGFRFVKGEGSYIDDVLTKEIKGYFSVSIVRSPYAHAKIIRINKEEAEKLDGVIKVITYNDLKNLLDPFPLSLDINLEYYPIARDKTVYYGEPVAVIVAKDDYIAEDAKELLQVDYEPLDAIISISDAISKPPIHPNLKSNIVLDKTFIYGKYMDEIKKANVVIEEKIKFPRYTSSPLETYEVYAKYNGEEYEIFSNFQGPFTIHYLLSKALKSKVVIRGPRDIGGSFGIKSAIYPYMALVAASSRLVNRPLKWIETRNEHLTSSSVGAERESIIRIYGDKEGKIHAIDMELTDNLGAYPRPPEPGNLLRNHGNLTGPYDIQALKLTYRAVLTNTVPTGLNRGYGGPHLYLALESAIDEFAREIGMDPIEVRMRNVIKTIQYETVTGGRYYGFSCYNVLKRMKELYDKLKVEVNEERKRGKRVAIGTSLVVEPSGTNIGYLDLARESKDYLPKSSAQDMVIVQIDPYSKVKVTVNGTNEGQGHETVISEIVSKRLGVSPEDIEVIYNVDTTRPWVISSGSYSSRFTPIVLPALNNALDQLENKLKDMASEILGVQKSELKIQNGRISTVSGDKSISLRHLVGTFYWDPVKLKGIEGSLTAVGYFQSPYADNIKEGKINSSISYGCMGHIVEIEIDETNIPKILKYYVIHDAGKIINENFAKGQIIGSTFHGIEVALYASIEYNDEGIPLTQTFSDYGVMTAIESPNIEVEHIESNSDYFSGLGEGGTMAAPPAILNAVKSIINVKEIPIFTVLTNKCSKT; via the coding sequence ATATTTAAAGAGGGGTTTCGATTTGTAAAGGGAGAAGGTTCGTATATTGATGACGTATTAACTAAAGAAATAAAAGGTTATTTTTCTGTTTCTATAGTTAGATCTCCTTATGCTCATGCCAAAATAATAAGAATCAACAAAGAAGAAGCAGAAAAATTAGACGGAGTAATAAAAGTAATAACATATAATGATTTAAAAAACCTTCTAGATCCTTTTCCATTATCACTAGACATAAATTTGGAATATTATCCTATAGCTAGAGATAAAACAGTTTATTATGGTGAACCTGTGGCTGTAATAGTTGCAAAAGATGATTACATAGCAGAAGATGCAAAAGAATTACTACAAGTAGATTATGAGCCATTAGACGCAATTATAAGTATATCTGACGCGATTTCTAAGCCGCCAATTCATCCTAATCTAAAATCAAATATAGTGCTAGATAAAACATTTATTTACGGAAAATATATGGACGAAATTAAGAAAGCAAATGTAGTAATTGAGGAAAAGATAAAATTTCCAAGATACACCTCATCTCCCTTAGAAACATACGAAGTCTACGCGAAGTATAACGGAGAAGAGTACGAAATTTTTTCTAACTTTCAGGGGCCATTTACCATTCACTATCTCTTAAGTAAAGCATTAAAATCTAAAGTAGTTATAAGAGGACCAAGAGACATAGGAGGATCATTTGGCATTAAGAGCGCAATTTATCCATACATGGCTTTAGTTGCAGCATCTTCAAGACTAGTAAATAGACCATTAAAATGGATAGAAACTAGAAACGAACACTTAACTTCAAGTTCCGTTGGAGCTGAAAGAGAGTCGATTATAAGAATATATGGAGATAAGGAGGGAAAAATCCACGCTATAGACATGGAACTCACAGATAACTTAGGAGCATATCCTAGACCTCCAGAGCCCGGAAATTTGCTTAGAAACCACGGAAATTTAACTGGTCCTTATGATATACAAGCATTAAAATTAACGTATAGAGCAGTCCTAACTAATACAGTTCCTACTGGATTGAATAGGGGTTATGGAGGACCACATTTGTATTTAGCATTAGAGAGTGCAATAGATGAATTTGCAAGAGAAATAGGTATGGATCCCATAGAGGTTAGAATGAGAAACGTGATAAAAACCATACAATACGAGACAGTTACAGGAGGCAGATATTACGGATTTAGTTGTTATAATGTCCTAAAAAGGATGAAAGAGTTGTACGATAAGCTCAAGGTAGAGGTTAATGAGGAAAGGAAAAGAGGAAAGAGAGTTGCAATAGGTACCTCACTAGTAGTAGAGCCATCAGGTACTAATATAGGATACTTAGACTTAGCTAGAGAAAGCAAAGATTATTTACCTAAATCTTCAGCTCAAGATATGGTAATTGTGCAAATAGATCCTTACTCGAAAGTTAAAGTAACAGTAAATGGGACAAATGAGGGACAAGGTCATGAAACCGTAATCTCCGAAATAGTATCTAAAAGATTAGGAGTAAGCCCAGAGGATATAGAGGTTATATATAACGTTGATACAACTAGACCGTGGGTTATATCCTCTGGCAGTTATTCTAGTAGATTTACTCCAATAGTTTTACCCGCATTAAATAATGCATTAGACCAGTTAGAGAATAAACTAAAGGATATGGCTTCAGAAATATTAGGAGTTCAAAAATCTGAACTAAAAATTCAAAATGGAAGAATAAGTACAGTATCTGGAGATAAATCTATATCATTAAGACATCTAGTTGGTACGTTCTATTGGGATCCAGTTAAATTGAAAGGAATAGAAGGAAGTCTCACAGCAGTAGGTTATTTCCAATCCCCCTATGCTGATAACATAAAAGAAGGAAAGATAAATTCCTCAATATCATACGGTTGCATGGGTCATATAGTAGAAATCGAGATAGATGAAACTAACATACCCAAAATACTAAAATACTACGTAATACATGATGCTGGTAAAATAATTAATGAAAATTTTGCGAAAGGTCAGATAATTGGTTCAACCTTTCATGGTATTGAAGTAGCCTTGTATGCATCAATAGAATATAACGATGAAGGAATACCATTAACTCAAACCTTTTCAGACTATGGAGTTATGACTGCAATTGAAAGTCCCAATATAGAAGTGGAGCATATAGAAAGCAATAGTGATTACTTTTCTGGGTTAGGAGAAGGAGGAACTATGGCGGCCCCTCCAGCAATCCTTAATGCCG
- a CDS encoding enoyl-CoA hydratase/isomerase family protein, with translation MIKVEVNKENKIGKILIDRQEKMNAITVEMRKEIGEKIIELDKDPSVRVIIIEGVGGKAFSSGGDISEFLSLNPETLLDWGEDLSTSERITKPVIAAINGYTFGAGLELALSCDIRIATPKSEFSFPEIRLGMVPASGGVTRIVKMLGVSRATYMLMLGKRIDAQTALQWGIIHEIVDEDKLEGRALEIAKDLASLSPLALKALKKIIREVADSPFYAGFDIERKTFGLLRYSEDFREGVESFLNKRKPNFNGR, from the coding sequence ATGATTAAGGTTGAGGTAAATAAAGAGAATAAAATAGGTAAAATATTAATAGATAGACAAGAAAAAATGAACGCAATAACCGTTGAGATGAGGAAAGAAATAGGAGAGAAAATTATAGAATTAGACAAAGATCCGAGCGTAAGAGTAATAATTATAGAAGGCGTAGGTGGGAAAGCTTTTAGTTCAGGAGGAGATATAAGTGAGTTCCTATCATTAAACCCAGAGACTTTACTAGATTGGGGAGAAGATTTATCAACAAGTGAAAGAATAACTAAGCCAGTAATAGCTGCAATAAACGGATACACATTTGGTGCAGGCTTAGAATTAGCATTATCTTGTGATATAAGAATAGCTACACCTAAAAGTGAATTTAGCTTTCCAGAAATAAGATTAGGAATGGTACCTGCAAGTGGAGGAGTAACTAGGATAGTAAAAATGTTAGGTGTATCTAGAGCTACGTACATGTTAATGTTAGGAAAGAGAATAGACGCACAAACTGCACTTCAGTGGGGGATAATTCATGAGATTGTCGATGAAGATAAACTAGAAGGAAGAGCATTAGAAATAGCTAAAGATTTAGCTAGCCTATCTCCCTTAGCCCTCAAGGCGTTAAAGAAAATAATAAGAGAGGTTGCAGATTCACCATTTTACGCAGGATTTGATATTGAAAGGAAAACCTTCGGCTTACTTAGATATAGTGAAGACTTCAGAGAAGGCGTAGAGTCCTTCTTAAATAAGAGGAAGCCTAATTTTAACGGTAGGTAA
- a CDS encoding AMP-binding protein — protein sequence MVEIIKDKKIVVKPNLTDYDEVRRNFNWDRVRKELNYYGEVNAGELAIHNKNDKLALLWVSEEGSIRKLTFNDLEKKGATFRDVLENNGVKRGDRVVIMSKRTPSLYFSFIAIAMIGGIIVPIFSTFGEEAIRYRVENSGAKVAIVHEELADKFKNISGIKVLRTTDDGIEGESHRIGNISYEKRSINDPFLILYTSGTTGKPKGIWHAQDILTFYYISGKYHFDMHPQDIFWHTGDPAWVAGFAGVWTSWVNSIPLVSYEGRFKAETWYSIIQEFKVSVISTAPTALRLLKKEGLELSKKYDLSSVRFIHAGGEYVDPDTVKIGLQIFGVPVHDGYGQTETATYVIANFISMPIKVGSMGKPLPGVEALIVDENGNPLPPNTRGILAFKPDFPAMARGIWGDEERWKGNFKNGYYLTGDLAYMDEDGYFWYLGRADDVIKVSGYRVSPIEIESVISTHPAVAEVGVIGIEDPVRGHKIKAYVVLKKEYEPTDELKQQIQNYVKEKLASHMVPREIEFVKELPHTLSGKIMRRVLKSIESGSNVGDISTLENPEIIKKLEKQ from the coding sequence ATGGTAGAAATAATAAAGGACAAGAAAATAGTAGTAAAGCCAAATTTAACTGACTACGATGAAGTAAGAAGAAATTTTAATTGGGACAGAGTACGCAAGGAGCTCAATTATTATGGTGAAGTAAATGCAGGAGAATTAGCAATACATAATAAAAATGATAAACTTGCCTTATTATGGGTGAGTGAAGAAGGCAGTATAAGAAAGTTAACATTTAATGATTTAGAGAAGAAAGGTGCTACATTTAGAGATGTATTAGAAAATAATGGAGTAAAAAGAGGGGATAGAGTAGTTATAATGTCTAAAAGGACACCATCATTATACTTCTCATTTATTGCAATAGCTATGATAGGTGGTATCATAGTTCCTATCTTTTCAACATTTGGTGAAGAGGCAATAAGGTATAGAGTGGAAAACAGTGGGGCTAAAGTAGCTATTGTGCATGAAGAGCTGGCAGATAAATTTAAGAATATAAGTGGGATTAAGGTTTTAAGAACTACTGATGATGGAATAGAAGGAGAAAGTCATAGGATAGGTAATATTTCCTATGAAAAGAGATCAATTAACGATCCTTTCTTAATACTTTATACTTCTGGAACCACTGGAAAACCTAAAGGAATTTGGCATGCCCAGGATATTTTAACGTTCTATTACATTTCTGGAAAATATCATTTTGATATGCATCCACAAGATATATTTTGGCATACCGGAGATCCAGCGTGGGTAGCAGGATTTGCGGGTGTATGGACATCATGGGTTAATAGTATTCCTCTTGTTTCATATGAGGGAAGATTTAAGGCTGAAACTTGGTATTCTATTATCCAAGAATTTAAAGTTTCTGTAATTTCTACTGCACCAACAGCCTTAAGATTGTTAAAGAAAGAAGGTCTGGAGCTTAGTAAGAAATATGATCTTTCATCAGTTAGATTCATACATGCAGGCGGAGAATATGTAGATCCAGATACTGTTAAAATAGGTCTCCAAATATTTGGAGTTCCGGTTCATGATGGATATGGTCAGACTGAGACTGCGACATATGTCATAGCTAACTTCATTTCAATGCCCATAAAAGTTGGATCCATGGGTAAACCATTACCGGGAGTCGAGGCTCTGATAGTTGATGAAAACGGAAATCCTCTTCCACCTAACACCAGAGGTATATTAGCTTTCAAACCTGATTTTCCAGCTATGGCTAGAGGAATATGGGGAGATGAGGAGAGATGGAAGGGTAACTTTAAGAACGGTTATTATTTAACTGGTGATTTAGCTTATATGGATGAAGATGGATATTTCTGGTACTTGGGTAGGGCAGATGATGTAATTAAAGTTTCTGGCTACAGAGTTAGTCCAATAGAAATAGAGAGTGTAATATCAACCCATCCAGCAGTAGCTGAAGTTGGTGTTATAGGCATAGAAGACCCTGTTAGAGGGCATAAGATAAAGGCGTATGTAGTACTTAAAAAGGAATATGAACCTACAGATGAACTTAAACAACAAATCCAAAATTATGTTAAAGAGAAATTAGCTTCACACATGGTTCCCAGAGAAATAGAGTTCGTAAAAGAATTACCACATACATTAAGTGGTAAAATAATGAGGAGAGTTTTGAAATCAATAGAAAGTGGTAGTAATGTTGGTGATATAAGTACATTAGAAAATCCAGAAATCATAAAGAAATTAGAAAAACAATAA